Proteins co-encoded in one Pseudochaenichthys georgianus chromosome 22, fPseGeo1.2, whole genome shotgun sequence genomic window:
- the LOC139436026 gene encoding uncharacterized protein, translated as MLQKLHAEEKVIVGGDMRADSPGHSAKFGSYTMMDLKNNKVVDLQLVQSNEVGGSYHMELEGLKRSLELLKERGVTLDCIVTDRHLQIQKFLRESSITQFFDVWHIEKGISKQLEKAAKKKDSETLRGWVKSIRNHIYWTAATSTTGPERVAKWTSILNHVQDIHSHDDPLFPKCLHPLRIAQYQWMAAGTTIEFRMFYKA; from the exons ATGCTACAGAagctccatgcagaggagaaaGTGATAGTTGGTGGTGATATGAGGGCTGACTCTCCAG GCCACTCTGCAAAGTTCGGAAGCTACACTATGATGGACCTGAAGAACAACAAAGTCGTTGACCTCCAGTTGGTTCAG AGCAATGAGGTTGGTGGAAGCTACCACATGGAGTTAGAGGGCCTGAAAAGGAGTCTGGAGTTGTTAAAGGAACGTGGTGTGACTCTGGACTGTATTGTCACGGACAGACATCTGCAAATTCAGAAATTCCTAAGGGAAAGCAGCATCACCCAATTCTTTGATGTTTGGCACATAGAAAAAG ggATTTCTAAGCAACTGGAGAAGGCTGCAAAAAAGAAGGACAGCGAAACACTTCGAGGGTGGGTGAAGAGTATAAGAAACCACATATACTGGACTGCAGCAACCTCCACCACCGGGCCTGAGAGAGTGGCCAAATGGACTTCCATCCTGAACCACGTGCAGGATATCCACTCTCATGATGACCCCCTGTTCCCTAAGTGCCTTCATCCACTGCGCATTGCGCAATACCAATGGATGGCTGCAG GGACAACTATTGAATTCAGGATGTTCTATAAAGCATGA